From a region of the bacterium genome:
- a CDS encoding arsenate reductase family protein: protein MKITIYQKPTCTTCRQVHNALKESGVDFDAVNYYVEPLSKAKLGELVKKMGIRASELFRKKEEAYKTLGLGGREVSDEEAIDLMVKHPDLLQRPIVEKGDKAILARPAERLREIL, encoded by the coding sequence ATGAAGATCACCATCTACCAAAAGCCCACCTGCACCACCTGCCGGCAGGTCCATAACGCCCTGAAGGAAAGCGGGGTGGACTTCGACGCGGTCAATTACTACGTCGAGCCCCTGTCCAAGGCCAAGCTGGGGGAATTGGTCAAGAAGATGGGGATCCGGGCGTCGGAGCTGTTCCGCAAGAAGGAAGAGGCCTATAAGACCCTGGGGTTGGGGGGGCGGGAAGTGTCCGACGAGGAGGCCATCGACCTGATGGTGAAGCACCCCGACCTGCTCCAGCGTCCCATCGTCGAGAAGGGCGACAAGGCCATCCTGGCCCGCCCCGCCGAAAGGCTCCGGGAGATCCTCTGA
- a CDS encoding EAL domain-containing protein — MDTPSHTVEAVVEKAPGPDFSALDLIEQKSAASFFQPIISIKKIGVVGLEAHGRGVDSETKQLIEPEDLYKKLDEKGARLALDRLFRDKGLEGFAKVQSNIPGMLLFLNIDSTILTSDVVGSGYLIKSVREMGLDPSMVVIEIAPEVSSDTAAIRKFVEFHKAEGFLIALEGINNSREKLNQVLHLNPDVVKLDPALVQSMAKDAYKREGVRTVVNLTQKLGSLVVADGLENEEDALTALDLGADMLQGSYFSKPQKSDASTLGLKARIVFMASRYRRMMTERMGRDKDRRSRCQVIALSIFEALSEIPLADREGQLASFFPRHPQLECLYLLNQDGVQVSETVCNTRKVQSRKQFLFQPAPRSTDHSLKEYYYGLTYNGMTRYLTEPYISLASGNLCITFSGVLNDPGTGKLQILCADIDVSQV, encoded by the coding sequence ATGGACACCCCCAGCCATACCGTCGAGGCCGTGGTCGAAAAGGCCCCGGGGCCCGATTTTTCCGCTTTGGACCTGATCGAACAGAAAAGCGCCGCCTCCTTCTTCCAACCCATCATCTCCATCAAGAAGATCGGCGTGGTCGGCCTGGAAGCCCACGGGCGCGGGGTCGACTCGGAGACCAAACAGTTGATCGAACCCGAGGATCTCTACAAGAAACTGGACGAGAAGGGGGCCCGGTTGGCCCTGGACCGTCTTTTCCGGGACAAGGGCCTGGAAGGCTTCGCCAAGGTCCAATCCAACATCCCGGGCATGCTCCTTTTCCTGAACATCGATTCGACCATCCTGACCTCCGATGTGGTCGGGTCCGGTTACCTGATCAAGAGCGTCCGGGAAATGGGGCTGGACCCCAGCATGGTGGTCATCGAGATCGCCCCGGAAGTGTCCTCCGACACCGCCGCCATCCGGAAGTTCGTGGAGTTCCATAAGGCCGAGGGATTCCTGATCGCCCTGGAAGGCATCAATAACAGCCGGGAGAAGTTGAACCAGGTCCTGCACCTGAACCCGGATGTGGTGAAGCTGGATCCCGCCCTGGTGCAAAGCATGGCCAAGGACGCCTACAAGCGGGAAGGGGTGCGGACGGTGGTCAACCTGACCCAGAAGCTCGGCTCCCTGGTGGTGGCGGACGGCCTGGAGAACGAGGAGGACGCCCTGACGGCACTCGACCTTGGGGCGGACATGCTGCAGGGGAGCTATTTCTCGAAGCCCCAGAAGTCCGATGCCTCGACCCTGGGGCTCAAGGCCCGGATCGTCTTCATGGCCTCGCGCTACCGCCGGATGATGACCGAGCGGATGGGACGGGACAAGGACCGGCGCAGCCGTTGCCAGGTCATCGCCCTCTCGATCTTCGAGGCCCTGTCCGAGATCCCCTTGGCCGACCGGGAGGGGCAGTTGGCCTCCTTCTTCCCCCGCCATCCCCAATTGGAATGCCTCTACCTGCTCAACCAGGACGGGGTGCAGGTCAGCGAAACGGTCTGCAACACCCGCAAGGTCCAGAGCCGCAAGCAGTTCCTCTTCCAACCGGCCCCCCGGAGCACGGACCACTCGCTCAAGGAGTATTACTACGGACTGACCTACAACGGCATGACCCGCTACCTGACCGAGCCCTATATCTCGCTGGCCTCGGGCAACCTCTGCATCACTTTTTCGGGGGTCTTGAACGATCCGGGGACGGGGAAACTGCAGATCCTCTGCGCGGACATCGACGTCTCGCAGGTCTGA
- a CDS encoding ABC transporter ATP-binding protein — MGLSGKKMVKSFGQPPTVVLKGLDLEIHDGEYVAITGRSGSGKSTLLYSLSTLDPLTSGTLVLDGRQVAGLTRKELYAFRNQNMGFVFQFHYLLPELTCEENVVFPARKTGRHEELRAYGVQLMEEFEIGHVRKKLSGQISGGERQRVAIARALVMKPKYLFADEPTGNLDSVSGEKVISIFERINRELGATILMVTHEPDYAARAARQIGLKDGEIEFDLKKAP, encoded by the coding sequence CTTCGGCCAGCCCCCCACCGTGGTCTTGAAAGGCCTGGACCTGGAGATCCACGACGGCGAATACGTTGCCATCACGGGCCGTTCCGGGTCGGGCAAGAGCACCTTGCTCTACTCTTTGAGTACCCTGGACCCGCTCACTTCCGGAACACTGGTCTTGGATGGCCGCCAGGTCGCAGGCCTCACCCGCAAGGAACTTTATGCCTTCCGGAACCAGAACATGGGCTTCGTCTTCCAGTTCCATTACCTGCTTCCCGAGCTCACCTGCGAGGAGAACGTGGTCTTCCCCGCCCGCAAGACCGGCCGCCACGAGGAGCTCCGGGCCTATGGGGTCCAATTGATGGAAGAATTCGAGATCGGCCACGTCCGCAAGAAGCTCTCGGGCCAGATATCGGGCGGCGAGCGCCAACGCGTGGCCATCGCCCGGGCGCTGGTGATGAAGCCCAAATACCTCTTCGCCGACGAGCCGACCGGCAACCTGGACTCGGTGAGCGGTGAGAAGGTCATCTCCATCTTCGAACGCATCAACAGGGAACTGGGGGCCACCATCCTGATGGTCACCCACGAACCCGATTACGCGGCCCGGGCCGCCCGTCAGATCGGGCTCAAGGACGGCGAGATCGAGTTCGACCTCAAAAAGGCTCCCTAA